From Clostridiales bacterium:
CTTCCTTTCACTTCTTGAAGAAAACATTGATCTTGAAGAACTTATTCCGTCTTCCTTCTATGATCACTTTTATTCCTCTATTGGTAGAAATCGTGTATATCCTTTATCCGGTTTCCTTTGGGCTTTGCTCATTCAGCGGATTTTCTCTATTCCTACTGACAGTCTTCTTTTGATTTTTCTCCAGTACTCAAAGGAACTTCGTGACTTTTGTGGCTTTACAAAGGTTCCTGATGCCTCTAAGATAACACGGTTTAAACAGGATTTCTTGATGGACTTACAGTCGTTTTTTGATTCACTTGTAGATGTTACCGAACCGATATGCCAGCAAATTGATACCTCCCTCGCATCTATGACCATCTTCGATACTTCCGGCATCGAGGCCTTTGTAACTGAAAACAATCCTAAATATGCAAACCGTATTATTGGCCAGTTAAAAGCTTACAAGAAAGCAATGCAGCTCGATGATTCCTATGACCCTTACAAAGCAGCTTATAAATCCATGCCTTCTCATGCGGATTCAAACCGGAACATTAAACAGCTTTATATCAATGGACATTTTTGCTATGTTTTCAAGTTCGGTATGATTACCAATGGTCTTGGTATTGTCCGTGATATCTCATTCTATAATAAAGATTTCCTGGATGCACACCCGGACATTGTTGTGG
This genomic window contains:
- a CDS encoding transposase; this translates as MTRPKQLSFADIYSDCNSIFENDKYHFLSLLEENIDLEELIPSSFYDHFYSSIGRNRVYPLSGFLWALLIQRIFSIPTDSLLLIFLQYSKELRDFCGFTKVPDASKITRFKQDFLMDLQSFFDSLVDVTEPICQQIDTSLASMTIFDTSGIEAFVTENNPKYANRIIGQLKAYKKAMQLDDSYDPYKAAYKSMPSHADSNRNIKQLYINGHFCYVFKFGMITNGLGIVRDISFYNKDFLDAHPDIVVEKKSDSPEEDKSLGDSKALIPVLKVFFDKHPLINPRTFLGDSAFDAVNIYKSLFSELHFEKAYIPLNSRSGLEDQDYTINEDGIPCCPHDKNLPMK